The DNA segment CAGACTGAAATTTGCCACCAGAAGTCTTGAGTCACGTGGGGAGGGCTCACGTGACCGGAGGCCTGCGTTCAACATGGCGGCCTCCATGGGTCGCTGGTCTCTCTTCCTCCTTGCAGTGCTTTGCTTCCTCAGGCAGGCGTCTGGCGGCCTCAGCCCCGGGTAAGTACAGCCCCCGGTGGGGTGAACCGAGTTCTGGGGTTCCCCCATCCGAGTCACAGTCCTCCGAGCTCTGCGCCCCTCCTGTTCCCGCAGGCCCTCCCGCGACGACGACCTGCTGGTGCCCTACCCGCGCGCGAGCGCGCGCTCCGCCCGGGACTGTACGCGGGTGCGCGCCGGCAGCCGCGAGCACGAGAGCTGGCCGCCTGCCCCCGCGACCCCCGGCGCCCGCAACCCCGCCGTGCGCACCTTCGTTTCATACTTCGCCGACCGCGCGGTCTCCGGCCACCTGACGCGGGCTGCCGAGCCCCTGCGCGCCTTCTCGGTGCTGGAGCCTGGCGGGCCCGGTGGCTGTGCGTCCAGGCGCCGCGCCACCGTGGAGGAGACGGTGGGGGCAGCCGGCTGCTGCGTCGCCCAGAACGGCGGCTTCTTTCGCATGGACACGGGCGAGTGCCTCGGGAACGTGGTGAGCGACGGGCGGCGGGTGAGCAGCGCCGGGGGGCTGCAGAACGCGCAGTTCGGGATCCGCCGCGACGGGACCCTGGTCACCGGGTGAGAAGGCAGGAATCCCCGTGACTGTCGAGGGTACACGATCTGAGatttgtgttgatttgtgttgtagCCGTGCTTCTGTTCAAGTCACCTACGCAGCAAGCAAGCCAAGCCTCCGATTGCTCGTCTGCGGAATGAGATAGTCATACTTCACTTGCAGGGTTTATTCTTCATCTAGTGTCACTGAGCATTTGCTTTGTGTCCAGCAGTGTTCTTTGCGGGAATATAGCACAAAACAAGCACAGACAACTTTTGCCTTCATGGACCTCCCTTGTtactggcaaaaataaataaaagccaggAGAACAAGTTTAGATTGTGTATAATCAGGGAAGCAAGGAACAGGGTGAGCCAATTATAAATAAAGTGTTATTTTTTAGGGAGGGTGATCAGGAAAGGCCTTTCTGAGTAATTAACTTGCGTTGAGACCTGCAGATTAATCACAAGTCAGCCAACGTCAGAAGTGGAGGAAGAGCATTGTAGTTACAAGGAGCAGCAAGCACTAAGGCTCAGAGGTGCATGATGCTTTGGTGTGTGTGAAGAACTGAAGGAAGGAGCAGGATATCAGAGAATGACAGGACTATGACTGTTTAAAACATTCGCTCTAACTCTGGCTGCAGACTAGGTTGGAGGGGCCAGAGTAGAAGCAAGGGCGCCAGTTTACAGTTGTTGCAGGCATAGGGTGATGGCCGAGGAGACTGAGGGCCGTCGATGGAGTTGAGGTCTGTTGAGGATGGTTGTTTCTTTTACGTGAAGTGTACGCTGTTTACAAAAGCTGCACTCCTTTGTCCAGGCGGGTTCCTGGGGTACCAAGGGGAGTCAAGCAGCTGggctgaggtggggagggggaagggtgcCTTACTGCCCCTGCTGTTGAGTGAGTATCATGCCTTACCTGGGTCCAGGTACCTGTCTGAAGAGGAGGTGCTGGACACTGAGAACGCGTTTGTGCAGCTGCTGAGTGGGGTCGTGTGGCTGATTCGCAATGGAAGCATCTACATCAATGAGAGCCAGGCGGCGGAGTGCGATGAGACCCAGGAGACAGGTTGGGAGTTAGGGTAATTAGCAGAGCCCCCCTGAGAACCAGGACCAGTGAGGGGGTGGGGAAAGCTAGGCTGAAGTCCTTCAGCAAGTACATTCTAGACTGGGGATCAGTGGGGATTAAGACAGATAAGGTCCCTGCTCTCGTGGAAtgtataagaaagaaaataaatacaaaatatgctgcAAAGAAATGGTAAGTGTTAAGAAAGATAAAGTTTGAGGAAAGGGGATTGATGGGGGAAAGGACCTATGATTCACAGGCTCTGGGGGTGAGGCCCAAACCTGTGGGTTTTAATGAGCCCCCAGGTGAGtctgatggacacttgagtttGAGAACCACCGGGATGCAGAAGATTGGAGTGGGGAAGGGACACCAGGCTCTGATGTTTTACACTGAACAGTCAGGGAGGGCCTCACTGAGGAGGTGACCTGGATTAGAAGGAGCACGCCTTGGGAAGAGCTGGGGAGAAGTGCAATCCAGCCAGAGGAAATGGGAGAAAAGCCTGCAGGCAGTGAGATGGGTGCTCCAGGAGATGAGGTTAGGAGGCCGAGGTGACCGTGCTGAGCCTTGGCTTGTGTTCTAAGAAGAGTGGGAGCCATTAGAGAGTTCACACCTGGAGATGTTGCTTGATTCACACCTCAGAAGAGCTCTCTGGCTACCGTACAGAGACTGGGGGGATGGGACAGAGGGGAGGCGGGGAGACGCATGTCCAAGCAAGCTGCTAGGTGGCATGGGCTGGAAGATGGGGAGTGGCCACAGACTGACAAGAAGTGATAGGCAGAGCCCAGGAGGCTTCCGGAGGGCCAGGTGGTCAGCCAGACTTCTCTTCCTTCAGGTTCATTTACCAAATTTGTGAATGTGATGTCAGCCAGGACAGCCGTGGGCCACGACCGGAAGGGACAGCTGGTGCTCTTCCATGCGGATGGGCAGACAGAGCAGCGGGGGTGAGTGCCGGGAACCAGGGCCTCCGGGCCTGGGCTGAGTCCTGCTTTGAGGAACTTCAGCCCACTGACAGCCACGCTTGTGGCCCCCAGCTGTTCCCTGGGGATGTTCACACCCATCTGTGCCCCATCCTTATCAGCTGCACACTGCCTCTCGGTCTCCCCAGCTTAGGCCTCCTCTCTCCTGAGCCCTGGTTGGGATGAGGGGAATAATCACAAGTTCTCAGGGAGAAGAAGACCTTGGttccaatcccagctctgccatctgcTAGCTCTATGACCACAGACGAGTTATCCAACCTCTTTGAGCCAGTTGCTTCCTTCTTAAAGAGAGTGTTAGTTCAATACTGCTGCACAACAAATTCGCACAAACAGCGCCCGCTTGTTAGATCACAATTCTGTAGAGTCTGGAAGACTCCACTGGGTTCTATGTTCCGGTTATCTCACAGACAAAAGCAAGCAATTCACCAGGCAGGGTGCTTATTGGGAGCTTCCAGGGAAGAATCCTCTTCCTAGTTCATTCAGATTGTTGCCAGAATGCAGTTCCTCGTGGTTCTAGGACTGAGGCCTGTGTCTCCTTGCTGACTGTCAACGCCTTCAGGGCACCTACATTCCTTCTGCTTGTACCCACTCCATCTTCGAGTCGCAAAGGTGTTTCAGAATTCCCCCAATTCCTTAGTATTCCCAATGTCTCTCACTTTCCCTTCTGCCACCAACTGAGAAATGTCTACTTCTCAGAGCTCTTGTGATGGCATTGGGCACACCTGGAGAATCCAGGATGGTGTTCCCACTTTCAGACAGCTGTGCCCTGTAATATAACAGAAATGATCTCATTATATTCACAGCTTCTGGGAATCGGGGCGGGACATCTTTGGGAGGCCCATTTAGAAATTTACCAGCCATAGTGGAGCCGTCAGCAGCCCTGTCCCTGTGCTGCAGCATTAACCTGTGGGAGATGGCGGAGTTCCTGCTGAAACAGGATGTGGTCAACGCCATCAACCTGGACGGAGGGGGCTCTGCCACCTTTGTGCTCAACGGGACCTTGGCCAGTTACCCATCAGATCACTGGTAAGCTTGCCAGAGTCCCCTTCTGGAGGTCCATGTCCAGGCCCATCTCCAACAGTCTCATTTgtctcattcaataaatactgtgTACCTACTGTGTGTAGTGAGGAGGAAGAGCCAAGATCCCTGCCTCTGACTGCACACAGGAGGAGTGTGGAATCATTCACAGTGTACCACTACTACCCAAACCAATAAAGGGGGGCTTGATTGGTCAGGAAAGACCTCTCCAAGCTTAATGAAGCAtaagctgagatctgaaggatgagGAGGTGGCAAAGCAGGGGTGAGAGAGTCTTCTGAGCAGacagaacagcatgtgcaaaggtcctggggttgAAGGGATTGTGGGGTGGTGGGAAGAATCTATGAAAGCCAGAGAGCctataaaaaaaatataaaatggagagaGGCAGCCCTCGGCAGCAGCAGGGGGCCTGAGGGGTCAGCTGGGAATGGCCAGCACTGTTCCTCTCCTCACGTGCCGTGTCGCCCCACAGCCAGGACAGCATGTGGCGCTGCCCCCGCCGTGTGTCCACTGTGGTGTGCATACATGAGCCCCGCTGCCAGCCGCCTGACTGCAACGGCCGCGGGACCTGTGTGGAGGGGCACTGCCAGTGCACAGGGAGCTTCTGGTGGGGTGCTGCCTGCGACAGGCTGGACTGTGGCCCCTCCGATTGCAGCCAGCACGGGCTGTGCACTGAGAGTGAGTGGGCTCTGGGGAAGCTGCTCTGACCCGCGCGCCCAGCCCCTGCTGCCCCAACGCGCCCCGCCCTCACCTGGCCTTCTCCGTCTTGTCTTGGCAGCCGGCTGCCGCTGTGAAGCTGGGTGGACAGGGTCCAGCTGCAGTGAAGGTAAAGCCCCCAAGCgggccccctccccagccctggacaCCCAAGGAGAGGGTGAGGTGGCAGCTACCTTTAGCCCCACCTGTTGTCTCTTGTGTCTTACCTCACGTGTAAGTCACTGCAGTCGTGTCCTGCAGCTGCTGCAAAAATTCCACAAACTGTGTGGttcaaacaaaagaaacataTTCTCCCAGTTCTAGAGACTGACATCCAAATTCAAGGTTTCAGCAGACCCATGCTCCCTCTGAAAGGTCTAGGGGAGgacccttccttcctcttccagctcctggcaggGCCCCAGGTTCTTGGCTTGTGGCCTCAGAgcgccagtctctgcctctgcccatgcATGGTCTTCTCCCCTGTGTCTCAAATCTCCATTCTCTGACAAGGATCCCGGGTCATTGAATTTAGGATCCACCCTAAATCCAGGATGCTCTCATCTTGAGACCCTTAATTATGTCTGCAaaaactctatttccaaataaggccacgtTCATGGGTTCCGAGGATAGGACGTGTCTTTGGGGGACGCATTTGGCCCACTCGCTCTCGGTGCTTAGCCCTGCAGTGGCTTGCTCTCCCACTCAGAAACCTGAGCCCCCCAGCATGGGCGGCCAGGTGCTGCGGCCCCCCCTGCCCACTGCCTCCCGGTGCCCCTTCTCTGCCGCCTCCTCTGTGGTCTCCCCCTGTCAAGTGCCCGCCACCCCCTTCCAGTGGTCTGCTGCTGTCACGCAGGTCACATCGTCTTCTGTCTCGTGGCCTCACTTGTACTGTGATGTTTGCTTCCTGGCTCCTGGCCGCCTGCCCTCCTAGACTGAAAGCTCCAGGAGGGCGCGGTCTCAGGGCCTGCCACGTGGCTTCATCTCCTGGGGAAGTACATGAACTCACCAGCGACTTGGGGGTGACTGAGATGCATTTGCAGTCCTGTTGGCCCAGGCCCTGGAGGGGGAGGGCCGGATTTTGCAAAGTCGCCCCTTCGCCCATCGCAGCTTGCACCAACGGCTCCTTCGGGGAGGACTGTGCCAGGAGGTGCCAGTGTCAGAATGGAGCTGCCTGTGACCCAGCTCAGGGGACCTGCACCTGTCCCCCTGGCTTCACTGGAGACACCTGTGCTCAGGGTAAGCTGGACGGGCCCCATGTCAGCCAGCAGTACTGCCCAAGGGCACCTCCAGGGTCTGGCCTGGGGGAGCGGGGTTAGGGGGTTGCTTCTGCTGCGGCCCAGCTCTGCATACACCTGGGGCCCATCCTGTCAGTGCAGAGAGGCCCCGTCACCAAGGCCTCCACCTCTGTCCCTCTGGCTCCTCTCCACAGAGTGTCCCTTCGGCTGGCACGGGCCTGGCTGCCAGCAGCCATGTGAGTGTGAGCACCAGTATCCTTGCGACCCCCAGACTGGCAACTGCAGCCTCTCCCCACCCGCCCTAAGCAGCATCCTCTCACAAGGTAGGTATGGTCCCTCCCAGACCCCCCGAGGGAGGAGGGGACAGACCCCTCCCTCCAAGCCCCTCAGCCGCCCGCTGGTACCTTACAGCGAAGCAATGTCTGCAGCCATCCGAGGCCACCCTGGAGCCAGGGAAGCTGTCCCTCCTCACTGGGTAGGTGCTTTGGTGGGaccaggcaggggtgggaggaatCCCCCCCTCCACCTTCAAGGCCTGACCTCTTTGCCAGGGACTGGGCAAGGCTGGGAGGTGGCATTGGACGTCCATGGGACATTTCTCAATGTAAGCAGAGGGAGAGTCACAGCTGATGCTGCAGCCCCTGAGCCATCCAGGGGGACGGTGCAGAGGGACCCGGGTCCCTGCCCTGGGGGGACTGTTGGGGGCGGGGCATAGGTGCCCTTTCCCTGGCCACCAGGCTCACAACTTGATTCCTCTGCTCTTAGTGCAGAAGAACTGAACTCTGAGGAACTCCCAGCATTTCTCAGGCCCCTCCCTGTGCTCAAGCCTTGTGTTAAGAGCTTTATCTCTTATTTTTTAGTGCAGTAGGTTTCAAACTTGACTTCGGGAAGGGTGTATTAAAAGAGAATGCTAGACTCCCCACCCCtggagtctctgcctctgggtcccggGTGGGGACCAAGGATCTGCATTTCCAGCACAATCCCCAGGGATACTGACACTGCTGGTCCAGAGACCTGCCTTCTCGTGGTTCTCACCTCTTGTGGCCCAACCTCAGGTGCCCAGCTCACCCCAGCCCCCCTCATTCTGGAGGTGGGAACCAGGCAGAGGCAGCACCGGGGCGCTTGTCACTAATGCAGATCCCGGGTCCCTCCTGGGGGTCTTGACCCTGTGAGTCAGGGGTGAGGCCCTGAAGGCCCAGGACCACCCCCAGAGAACTCCTGAAAATGTGCTTTGAAAGCGCACGAGAACGGACAGTGGATCCCGGGAGCCCTCTGCCCCGGCCTAAGGGTGGGACGCTTGagtcccacccccagccccgtgCAAACCTGGAACCCGTTGGCGTTCACCTTGACGTTGGGGGCTCCAGCCAAGATTCAAGTGAAGGAAGAAAGACCGTTGAAAGAccccctcctgctccctgccttggacgaaggggtgctgttctcCCTGCCCTGGAGCAGAGCCCCGCCTCTTATCAGCACTGCCTGGGCCACAGGCTGCAAACGGGTGCCGCCCGGGGCATCGTCAGGTCCCCAACTGTATTTTATTGGGCATGcacaatttaaacatttttaagatcAGCAAGGTCTGAaaatcacattttgtttttcttgattgCTCTTGAAATATTGATGTGGCAGCACCGGCCTGTGTCCCACGTAGCCACTGTCACCGCTGCTCCCTGACTGTGTGTGGAGTGTGCCCCCAGCCCTGCCGGCCCATTTTGTCCGCGACAGACCCTGTGTGGTCCCCGGAGGCCCCTGTTCTGGGTGGACGGGAGGGAGCCCCCTCCAGCACTGCTCGGCAGCCCCGTGTGCGGTGTCTCTCCTCCCCCAGGACCACCTGGCTGGCCCTCACCCTGGCCCTGGTTTTCCTGCTGCTGATCAGCTCCGTGGCCAACGTGTCCTTGCTGTGCAGCTCAAGAGCAGAGCGGAGCCGGCACCTGGATGGCGCCTACGTGTACCACCAGCTGCAGGAGATGAATGGGGAGCTCCTGGCGGCGGAGAAGGAGCAGCTGCGAGACGCCTGCAACCCCTTTAAGGACTGACGCCTCAGCTGCTCATCGTGGCCTGTTCTGAGGTCTCACTTCAACACAGTCCAGCTGCTGCAGGGGAAATTCGAAGCCACCGGCCATCTGTATGGTCTCGGCCCCAAGTGCCAAGCCAGGCTTCTCCCGGCCTGCGCCTCAGCCCCTCACTGGCCACCTGCTGTGGCTGTGCAACCCTCGGGAGACTGGGCTCCCTGGAGAGACTCCGCCCCCTTCCCGCCGCCCGTGTGCTGCCAGCGAGGCCTGTGCCCCCAGCGCCTGCTGCACTGCCAAAGAGCCTGCGCGTGTCCTGGGGCACGCGCCCCTGGAGGATGGACCCCACCGTGACCGAGCGGCAGGGTCCAGGCTGCCCCCCTGGGCAGGGGTGGTTTAGAGAGACAATGGCCACCTCACGGGACCCTTTTCTACAGACCTCATCCCGGAATTTGCCAGCTAGAATTGTATTTCCTGTCACAGGAAGCTCCTTAGAAGGGCTGGGTCATGAAATCATGTTTACAGCTTTCTATTTTGTCCTGCTGCTGAGAGGGTTTTTCTACCACTTGAATAAATCGACATAATAAAAGAACCACTCGGGTGGCATCTGAATTCAGGGTGCTCTTAGGCCTGAGCAGGTGGGGCTGCTTAACCTGAGTTTGGGGCCAGGGGTTGAATAAACAGTTCAAAGCATGTACGGCTTCCTGATCTATTTTGTCTAATCCAGGGCTTCTCGCCTCAGTGGGTACACAGCTGCCTGGAGATCTTGTTGGAATGCAGATTCTGGCCTGGGGCGGGGCCGAGAGTCTGCGTCTCTTAATCTCCCAGGTGACCCCGAAGAAGCTCGTgtctggaccacactttgaacaGGAAAGGTTTAGTCCACGCTGTAACTTTAGAATTTAAACCAGTGAGCAGCATTTGAAAGTTGAGATTAACAGCTCCAAATGTCTGGTTTCTGTTCAAGAGAGCAAGCAGGCCGCCCCGGCCGAGGCCCTCAGGGCAGCAGCCTGGCAGAGCTCGGAGCCCACCGCCCCTTCTGGCCCATTCCCTCCAGCTCATCAAAGCCCCAGCGGCCGGCTTCCTGCGCCTGTAACCTGCCAGCCTGTGAGTATCTGTGCCCAACTCATAGCTATGAAGGGTCTTTGGAAGTGCTTGGCAGCCTCCTCTGCCATGAGTATACGTCACACTGTGCTTAGCGACTTTCTTGGAACAAGAGATGGGGGAGGTGCGGCAGCTTTAAACAGTTCCCCACATGGAGCCATGCATACAATGGGCTGAATGTATGCGCCTCCCCAAGATTCGGGCGTTGAAGTCCTGACCCCagtgtatttggaggtggggcctttggttTGATTAAATTATGTGGGTTTCCATCTGGTCTTGAGGGTAGTGCCCCATAATGAGAGGGAGGGACAGGAgcgcaccctctacacacacacacacacacacacacacacacacacacaggagcacaccctctacacacacacacacacgcacacacacaggagcacaccctctacacacacacacgcacacacacacgcacacacacacaggagcacaccctctacacacacacacgcacacaggagcacaccctctacacgcacacacacacacacacacacaggagcacaccctctacacacacacacgcacacacacacgcacacacacacaggagcacaccctctacacacacacacgcacacacacacgcacacacacacaggagcacaccctctacacacacacacgcacacacacacacacacacacaggagcacaccctctacacacacacacacacacacacaggagcgcaccctctacacgcacacacacgcacacgcacacacacacacacacacacacacacacacacacaggagcgcaccctctacacacacacacacacacgcacacaggagcgcaccctctacacacacacacacacacacaggagcgcaccctctacacacacacacacacacacacacacacacacaggagcacaccctctacacacacacacacacacaggagcgcaccctctacacacacacacacacacgcacacaggagcgcaccctctacacacacacacacacacacacaggagcgcaccctctacacacacacacgcacacacacacacacgcacacacacacaggagcacaccctctacacgcacacacacacacacacacacaggagcacaccctctacacacacacacacacacacacacacacacagga comes from the Manis pentadactyla isolate mManPen7 chromosome 10, mManPen7.hap1, whole genome shotgun sequence genome and includes:
- the NAGPA gene encoding N-acetylglucosamine-1-phosphodiester alpha-N-acetylglucosaminidase isoform X1, with translation MAASMGRWSLFLLAVLCFLRQASGGLSPGPSRDDDLLVPYPRASARSARDCTRVRAGSREHESWPPAPATPGARNPAVRTFVSYFADRAVSGHLTRAAEPLRAFSVLEPGGPGGCASRRRATVEETVGAAGCCVAQNGGFFRMDTGECLGNVVSDGRRVSSAGGLQNAQFGIRRDGTLVTGYLSEEEVLDTENAFVQLLSGVVWLIRNGSIYINESQAAECDETQETGSFTKFVNVMSARTAVGHDRKGQLVLFHADGQTEQRGINLWEMAEFLLKQDVVNAINLDGGGSATFVLNGTLASYPSDHCQDSMWRCPRRVSTVVCIHEPRCQPPDCNGRGTCVEGHCQCTGSFWWGAACDRLDCGPSDCSQHGLCTETGCRCEAGWTGSSCSEACTNGSFGEDCARRCQCQNGAACDPAQGTCTCPPGFTGDTCAQECPFGWHGPGCQQPCECEHQYPCDPQTGNCSLSPPALSSILSQAKQCLQPSEATLEPGKLSLLTGTTWLALTLALVFLLLISSVANVSLLCSSRAERSRHLDGAYVYHQLQEMNGELLAAEKEQLRDACNPFKD
- the NAGPA gene encoding N-acetylglucosamine-1-phosphodiester alpha-N-acetylglucosaminidase isoform X2, with protein sequence MAASMGRWSLFLLAVLCFLRQASGGLSPGPSRDDDLLVPYPRASARSARDCTRVRAGSREHESWPPAPATPGARNPAVRTFVSYFADRAVSGHLTRAAEPLRAFSVLEPGGPGGCASRRRATVEETVGAAGCCVAQNGGFFRMDTGECLGNVVSDGRRVSSAGGLQNAQFGIRRDGTLVTGYLSEEEVLDTENAFVQLLSGVVWLIRNGSIYINESQAAECDETQETGSFTKFVNVMSARTAVGHDRKGQLVLFHADGQTEQRGQDSMWRCPRRVSTVVCIHEPRCQPPDCNGRGTCVEGHCQCTGSFWWGAACDRLDCGPSDCSQHGLCTETGCRCEAGWTGSSCSEACTNGSFGEDCARRCQCQNGAACDPAQGTCTCPPGFTGDTCAQECPFGWHGPGCQQPCECEHQYPCDPQTGNCSLSPPALSSILSQAKQCLQPSEATLEPGKLSLLTGTTWLALTLALVFLLLISSVANVSLLCSSRAERSRHLDGAYVYHQLQEMNGELLAAEKEQLRDACNPFKD
- the NAGPA gene encoding N-acetylglucosamine-1-phosphodiester alpha-N-acetylglucosaminidase isoform X3, whose protein sequence is MAASMGRWSLFLLAVLCFLRQASGGLSPGPSRDDDLLVPYPRASARSARDCTRVRAGSREHESWPPAPATPGARNPAVRTFVSYFADRAVSGHLTRAAEPLRAFSVLEPGGPGGCASRRRATVEETVGAAGCCVAQNGGFFRMDTGECLGNVVSDGRRVSSAGGLQNAQFGIRRDGTLVTGYLSEEEVLDTENAFVQLLSGVVWLIRNGSIYINESQAAECDETQETGSFTKFVNVMSARTAVGHDRKGQLVLFHADGQTEQRGINLWEMAEFLLKQDVVNAINLDGGGSATFVLNGTLASYPSDHCQDSMWRCPRRVSTVVCIHEPRCQPPDCNGRGTCVEGHCQCTGSFWWGAACDRLDCGPSDCSQHGLCTETGCRCEAGWTGSSCSEAAAKIPQTVWFKQKKHILPVLETDIQIQGFSRPMLPLKGLGEDPSFLFQLLAGPQVLGLWPQSASLCLCPCMVFSPVSQISIL